The following proteins are encoded in a genomic region of Colletotrichum higginsianum IMI 349063 chromosome 9, whole genome shotgun sequence:
- a CDS encoding Exo-rhamnogalacturonase b, with protein MLATRLLLGVLFPSALVNAFADLGPVKGLDRRQPKAAKCVVPANGNGTDDAPAILKAFEDCKSNGHIVFENTTYYVNQVMQTTGLKNVKIDIKGTLVWSKNTTYWLENSLPTGYQNQSTAWILGGKNLDVDGFGHGTFYGNGQTWYDLVRGESNYPRRPHALLIDGAEDSVFTGLRFVQAQMWTVTIMRSNRVLLQDIYVNNTSSNRNPARNTDGANTIFSDRIHFRRWTVQNGDDCIAAKANSTNILIENVEFHKGQGVAIGSIGQYPGHFETIENVTVRNVVAYGSRYAGRIKTWTGEQLGYPPNGGGAGLGYTKNLSWDNVTIYDAEQAPIYVMQCITYNGQQGNCSSSLFDISNISFTNFRGSVRGSRVAYLQCSRAHGGCDNVRIENMDLTNISADPPTAATEYRCSNVNSPQGFSC; from the exons ATGCTCGCCACGCGTCTCCTCCTGGGAGTTCTATTCCCTTCGGCGCTTGTCAATGCTTTTGCCGACCTTGGGCCTGTCAAAGGACTGGATCGACGGCAGCCAAAGGCCGCCAAATGTGTCGTGCCCGCCAATGGCaacggcaccgacgacgcGCCGGCGATTCTCAAGGCGTTTGAGGACTGCAAATCCAACGGCCACATCGTCTTCGAGAACACGACTTACTACGTCAACCAGGTGATGCAGACGACGGGTCTGAAGAACGTCAAGATTGACATCAAGGGAACCCTGGTC TGGAGCAAGAACACGACCTACTGGCTCGAGAACTCCCTCCCCACGGGCTACCAGAACCAGTCGACCGCTTGGATACTGGGCGGCAAgaacctcgacgtcgacggcttCGGACACGGCACCTTTTACGGCAACGGGCAGACATGGTACGACCTGGTCAGGGGGGAGTCGAACTATCCTA GACGTCCGCACGCACTCCTGATCGATGGGGCGGAAGACTCGGTCTTTACAGGGCTGCGATTTGTCCAGGCTCAGATGTG GACGGTGACGATCATGCGGTCCAACCGCGTCCTGCTGCAGGATATCTACGTCAACAATACGAGCTCCAACCGAAACCCGGCGCGCAACACGGACGGGGCGAACACCATCTTCTCGGACCGGATCCACTTCCGGCGGTGGACGGTCCAGAACGGCGACGACTGCATCGCCGCGAAAGCCAACTCGACCAACATCCTGATCGAGAACGTCGAGTTTCACAAGGGCCAAGGCGTCGCCATCGGGAGCATTGGCCAGTATCCCGGGCATTTCGAGACCATTGAGAACGTCACCGTAAGGAACGTGGTGGCGTACGGGTCCCGGTACGCGGGCCGTATCAAGACTTGGACAGGGGAGCAGCTGGGGTATCCTcccaacggcggcggtgccggtcTCGGAT ATACCAAGAACCTGA GCTGGGACAACGTGACCATTTACGACGCTGAGCAAGCGCCCATCTACGTGATGCAGTGCATCACCTACAATGGGCAACAAGGCAATTGCAGCTCATCCCTCTTCGACATCTCCAACATCAGCTTCACCAACTTCCGCGGCAGCGTCCGGGGAAGCCGGGTTGCGTACCTCCAATGCAGCAGAGCACACGGAGGGTGCGACAACGTGCGCATCGAGAATATGGACCTCACAAACATCTCCGCCGacccgccgacggcggccactGAGTACCGATGCAGCAACGTCAACAGCCCGCAGGGTTTTTCTTGCTGA
- a CDS encoding Galactan-beta-galactosidase, whose product MRVSVALALRLLGLAASASAKWIVPGARWHDTDGNIFNAHAGGLAVDKDTGRFYWFGEYKIEGQVEGGGMSVYSSDDLATWQSHGLALEPVEGHPYVSSHNRIQRPKVLYSEETGQYHMWWHVDDSKYSMLLQGLATSDHIAGPYTFQAAIAPLGNWSQDFGAFTDYKTGRSYALYSNGDRVEGRDVYVSAFNSNLTDVEEVTFRFDKYDFEAPTIIQTDKSYYAIMSHKTGYRPNNVVAMRADKLEGPWSQPFFVAPAYTRTFSTQSGFSWRIKGTKKTTYLYMADQWDMKTLWESRNVWLPMEIDEKEGSLKVIWHDIYDLDVKTGVWKPIRGKTYTSKYAKTSGAAFLQEATFGSYNVIATGIYGNDSTITFEVDGQGQDQWVSFYHQNIDDMGFGDQPYGQPDRINGTWQLRRISSVVVNGDNSTVHTLYQKDTHKGIILSTPLLLPLKKGKNQITVGGLYNGFDYKGADLDRLVVYPPEGGREKRSLMEKLGLW is encoded by the exons ATGCGCGTCTCCGTCGCGCTCGCTTTGCGTCTTCTGGGCCTCGCGGCCAGCGCGTCAGCCAAATGGATCGTGCCAGGCGCCCGGTGGCACGACACGGACGGCAACATCTTCAACGCCCACGCTGggggcctcgccgtcgacaaggacACCGGCCGCTTCTACTGGTTCGGCGAGTACAAGATCGAGggccaggtcgagggcggcggtaTGTCCGTCTACAGTTCCGACGACCTGGCCACATGGCAGTCCCACGGCCTCGCCCTTG AACCCGTCGAGGGCCATCCGTACGTCTCCTCGCACAACCGCATCCAGAGACCAAAGGTCCTCTACAGCGAAGAGACCGGCCAGTACCAT ATGTGGTGGCACGTTGACGACTCAAAATACAGCATGCTCCTCCAGGGCCTCGCCACCTCGGACCACATCGCCGGGCCCTACACCTTCCAGGCGGCCATTGCGCCCCTTGGCAACTGGTCGCAGGACTTTGGCGCCTTCACGGACTACAAGACGGGCAGGTCGTACGCACTCTACTCGAACGGCGACCGAGTCGAGGGCCGCGACGTGTACGTCAGCGCGTTCAACAGCAACCTcaccgacgtcgaggaggtcacGTTCCGCTTCGACAAGTACGACTTTGAGGCGCCGACGATCATCCAAACGGATAAGAGCTACTACGCCATCATGAGCCACAAGACGGGTTACCGCCCCAACA ATGTGGTCGCGATGCGcgccgacaagctcgagGGCCCCTGGTCGCAGCCGTTCTTCGTGGCGCCGGCCTACACGCGGACATTCAGCACGCAGTCGGGCTTCTCGTGGCGCATCAAGGGCACCAAGAAGACCACGTACCTGTACATGGCGGACCAGTGGGACATGAAGACGCTGTGGGAGAGCCGCAACGTCTGGCTGCCCATGGAGAttgacgagaaggaggggagCCTCAAAGTCATCTGGCACGACATCTACGACCTCGACGT GAAAACGGGCGTCTGGAAGCCTATTCGCGGCAAGACGTATACCTCAAAGTATGCCAAGAcgtccggcgccgccttTCTCCAAGAAGCC ACGTTCGGCAGCTACAACGTGATCGCCACCGGCATCTACGGCAACGACAGCACCATCACCTTTGAAGTTGACGGCCAAGGGCAGGACCAATGGGTATCTTTCTACCACCAGA ACATCGACGACATGGGCTTCGGCGACCAGCCGTACGGCCAGCCGGACCGCATCAACGGCACGTGGCAGCTCCGCCGCATcagcagcgtcgtcgtcaacggtGACAACTCGACGGTCCACACGCTGTACCAGAAGGACACGCACAAGGGCATCATCCTGTcgacgccgctgctgctgccgctgaagaagggcaagaaccAAATCACCGTGGGGGGTCTGTACAACGGGTTCGACTACAAgggcgccgacctcgaccggCTCGTGGTCTACCCCCCCGAGGGGGGCCGCGAGAAGCGTTCGCTGATGGAGAAGCTTGGTCTCTGGTGA